The following are encoded together in the Thermosipho affectus genome:
- a CDS encoding sulfite exporter TauE/SafE family protein → MLYILLFLSGIGAGFVNVLAGGGSMLTLPILTLLGLDISVANGTNRIGILLQNIIATTNFKKNKAFSVKEGLLLSIPTTIGAIFGTFTVLNIDKHILEKIIGIIFFIMSVFILYKPKVWEEGKKVKKNYPLSFLIFLIIGFYGGFIQAGVGFFLITSLIFIEGNNIIKANALKVFIVLCYTSFSFLIFLLNGKIDILKGTILAFGTMIGAKLGTTTALKSSTKFVRLIVFVMIVISSIRYLL, encoded by the coding sequence ATGCTGTATATACTACTTTTTTTGTCAGGTATTGGTGCAGGTTTTGTAAATGTTCTTGCAGGTGGTGGCTCTATGCTAACACTACCTATCCTTACACTTCTTGGGCTAGATATTTCAGTAGCTAATGGCACAAACAGAATAGGCATACTTTTGCAGAATATAATTGCAACTACAAATTTTAAGAAAAACAAGGCCTTTTCAGTTAAAGAGGGTTTGTTACTTTCCATTCCAACTACAATAGGTGCTATCTTTGGAACTTTCACCGTGTTAAATATAGATAAACACATTCTAGAAAAAATAATTGGAATTATTTTTTTTATAATGAGTGTTTTTATCTTATACAAACCAAAAGTTTGGGAAGAAGGAAAAAAAGTTAAAAAAAACTATCCTTTAAGTTTTTTAATCTTTCTAATAATAGGCTTTTATGGTGGATTTATACAAGCAGGTGTTGGTTTCTTTCTAATTACAAGTCTAATCTTCATAGAAGGGAATAATATTATAAAAGCAAATGCTCTGAAAGTATTTATAGTCTTATGTTATACTTCTTTCTCATTTCTCATATTTTTACTAAATGGAAAGATAGATATATTAAAGGGCACAATTCTAGCATTTGGAACAATGATTGGTGCAAAGCTTGGAACAACTACTGCACTAAAAAGTAGTACAAAATTTGTAAGGTTAATAGTATTTGTAATGATAGTAATTTCATCAATAAGATATCTACTTTAA
- a CDS encoding PSP1 domain-containing protein has protein sequence MGLVAEVYGVELMPIGPIIYYTDNGEDIKLGDKVVVMSEFGLDYGIVRIGKRQMSIDEIGYDLKPIFRKATSEDLVKIEENRKIADEAINVTKKLVKKHGLNMKILDARLMLDDSRLVIYFSSKNRVDFRELVKDIAKEFKTRIELRQVGARDEMKFVKGLGLCGKKACCTYWLRNFDSITLKHAKKQQMMINTAKITGPCGRLLCCLKFEYDFYIDALKNIPDEGSTIKYEGKDAKVITVNVFLSRVTIYTRDGETVALPFEYFRGDKDVESTNLDGNSSDNDWNNSNDFRED, from the coding sequence ATGGGATTAGTTGCAGAAGTATATGGTGTGGAATTGATGCCTATTGGTCCGATAATTTATTATACAGATAATGGGGAAGATATAAAGCTTGGTGACAAAGTAGTTGTAATGAGTGAATTTGGTTTAGATTATGGAATTGTGCGAATTGGCAAAAGACAAATGAGTATAGATGAAATAGGATACGACTTAAAACCAATATTTAGAAAGGCAACTTCTGAAGATTTGGTAAAAATAGAGGAAAACAGAAAAATTGCCGATGAAGCTATTAATGTTACTAAGAAATTGGTAAAAAAGCATGGATTAAATATGAAAATACTTGATGCAAGATTGATGCTGGATGATTCAAGATTGGTTATTTATTTTAGTTCAAAAAATAGGGTAGACTTTAGAGAACTTGTAAAGGATATTGCAAAAGAGTTTAAGACGAGAATTGAGTTGAGGCAAGTAGGTGCGAGAGATGAAATGAAATTTGTTAAAGGACTTGGATTGTGTGGAAAAAAAGCTTGTTGTACGTACTGGTTGAGGAATTTTGATAGTATTACGTTAAAACATGCCAAAAAACAACAAATGATGATTAATACTGCCAAAATAACAGGTCCTTGTGGTAGATTACTATGTTGTTTGAAATTTGAATATGATTTTTATATCGATGCATTGAAAAATATACCAGATGAAGGAAGTACTATTAAGTATGAAGGAAAAGATGCAAAAGTAATAACGGTTAATGTATTTTTATCGAGGGTGACTATATATACAAGGGATGGAGAAACTGTTGCTTTGCCTTTTGAATATTTTAGAGGTGATAAAGATGTGGAAAGTACTAATTTGGATGGGAACTCTTCTGATAATGATTGGAATAATAGCAATGATTTTAGAGAAGATTAA
- a CDS encoding DUF2905 domain-containing protein, translated as MILEKIKIFPLPGDIVIKKGNFVIIIPITSMILFSLVLTLMLNLIFKR; from the coding sequence ATGATTTTAGAGAAGATTAAAATATTTCCATTACCTGGAGATATTGTTATAAAGAAAGGTAATTTTGTGATAATTATTCCTATAACTTCTATGATTTTATTTAGTTTAGTGCTGACTCTTATGTTAAATCTTATCTTTAAAAGGTGA
- the tsaE gene encoding tRNA (adenosine(37)-N6)-threonylcarbamoyltransferase complex ATPase subunit type 1 TsaE → MKIENVSLEDLKSLTKIISKNIDDLNFIYLNGDLGSGKTTFTKYLCYYLGVDWLQVSSPTFSIINVYEGKRTIYHVDLYRISDFDEVFYVLEENFEDKEGIFIIEWSDLFKDYFTEEGLKINFYHRDEKTRDLEFFTDLEKLTISLRRWMNERKKV, encoded by the coding sequence GTGAAGATAGAAAATGTATCATTAGAGGATTTAAAAAGTTTAACTAAAATAATTTCCAAAAATATTGATGATTTAAATTTTATATATTTAAATGGAGATTTGGGTTCAGGAAAAACCACTTTTACGAAGTATTTATGTTACTATCTTGGAGTGGATTGGTTACAAGTGAGTAGTCCCACATTTTCTATAATTAACGTTTATGAAGGAAAAAGAACAATTTATCATGTGGATCTTTATAGAATATCTGATTTTGACGAAGTTTTTTACGTATTAGAAGAGAATTTTGAAGATAAAGAAGGAATTTTTATAATAGAATGGAGTGATTTATTTAAGGATTATTTTACTGAAGAAGGGCTTAAAATAAACTTTTATCATAGGGATGAAAAGACAAGAGATCTTGAATTTTTTACTGACTTGGAGAAACTAACTATTAGTCTAAGGAGGTGGATGAATGAAAGAAAAAAAGTTTGA
- the lon gene encoding endopeptidase La — MKEKKFEKLEQKVAKLNEEEIEIPGELPVIAMRSNVVVYPNTVVPFYVGREKSLYALEDSMENYNQLLFVVNQKDPKIEEPKEIDLFKIGTVVKIMQIGKLPDGTFKVLVEGISRAEWIKSIEKKYFKFKIKLLKSKYRKTKKLIALMRVVRDEMQKYIQYSRKLPTEALMFLEDMEDPDVFADLAASICPGSLEEKQELLEILHPARRLEKILELISKETELLEIEHQLDQKVKKRIEKSQKEYFLREKLRVIREELGGEEDAEIRELEEKIENDDLPDYVKEKARFELKRLEKMSPYSPEANVIRNYLDWILNLPWNKKTEELSDLKIAKNVLEKHHFGLEEPKQRILEFLATRSVSKSMKAPIICFVGPPGVGKTSLGRSIAEALGRKFLRMSLGGLRDEAEIRGHRRTYVGALPGRIIQLIRKAGVKNPVLLLDEIDKMGISFQGDPASALLEVLDPEQNKDFVDLYLELPFDLSEVLFITTANTLYNIPEPLKDRMEIIEIPSYTNVEKFHIAKDYILPKIFNELNFERKKIVFRNDSIKQIILEYTLEPGVRELERKLRTIVRKSILEIVEGKEKVIITTKKVKDYLGAPRIKEENRLKKPTIGVSTGLAWTAYGGTTLFIESILFPGKGRLILTGKLGEVMKESAQIAFSLVKKLCGEEFTEFFEKNDIHIHVPEGAVPKDGPSAGVTLVTSLFSSVKKVPVDNNIAMTGEITLRGRVLPVGGIKEKVLAAYRKGIKKIILPYQNRYDIEKIPGEVRKDIKFVFVNTIDEVLREALICEDKEC, encoded by the coding sequence ATGAAAGAAAAAAAGTTTGAGAAGTTAGAACAGAAGGTTGCAAAATTAAATGAGGAAGAAATAGAAATTCCGGGAGAGTTACCCGTCATTGCAATGAGAAGTAATGTTGTTGTATATCCAAATACTGTTGTACCATTTTATGTAGGGCGTGAAAAGTCGTTATATGCTTTAGAGGATTCAATGGAAAATTACAATCAATTGTTGTTTGTAGTTAATCAGAAAGATCCAAAGATTGAAGAACCCAAAGAGATTGATTTATTTAAAATTGGAACAGTTGTAAAAATAATGCAAATTGGTAAACTTCCAGATGGAACTTTTAAGGTTTTGGTAGAGGGAATTTCGCGGGCGGAATGGATTAAATCAATTGAAAAAAAATACTTTAAATTTAAGATAAAGCTTTTAAAATCAAAATATCGGAAGACAAAAAAATTAATTGCTTTAATGAGAGTTGTGAGAGATGAAATGCAAAAATACATACAATATTCTAGAAAGCTCCCCACAGAAGCTTTAATGTTTTTGGAGGATATGGAAGATCCCGATGTATTTGCAGATTTAGCTGCATCAATTTGCCCTGGAAGTTTAGAAGAAAAGCAAGAATTACTTGAAATATTACATCCGGCAAGACGTTTAGAGAAAATTTTGGAATTAATATCTAAAGAAACGGAATTACTTGAAATAGAACACCAATTAGATCAAAAGGTAAAGAAAAGAATTGAAAAATCGCAAAAAGAATACTTTTTAAGAGAAAAACTAAGGGTTATTAGAGAAGAGCTTGGTGGAGAAGAAGATGCTGAAATTAGGGAATTAGAAGAAAAAATAGAAAATGATGATTTGCCGGATTATGTTAAAGAAAAAGCAAGATTTGAATTGAAAAGACTTGAAAAGATGTCTCCCTATTCACCTGAAGCAAATGTTATAAGGAATTATTTAGATTGGATTTTAAATTTACCTTGGAATAAAAAGACAGAGGAATTATCTGATTTGAAGATTGCTAAAAATGTTTTGGAAAAGCATCATTTTGGTCTTGAAGAACCCAAGCAAAGAATTTTGGAATTTTTGGCTACACGTAGTGTTTCAAAGTCGATGAAAGCACCTATTATTTGTTTTGTTGGGCCACCAGGTGTGGGGAAAACTTCTTTGGGACGTTCTATTGCAGAGGCTTTGGGAAGGAAATTTTTAAGGATGTCTTTAGGAGGTTTAAGAGATGAAGCAGAAATTAGAGGCCACAGACGGACTTATGTTGGGGCATTACCTGGAAGAATTATTCAACTTATTAGAAAAGCAGGTGTTAAAAATCCGGTATTGTTATTAGATGAAATTGATAAAATGGGAATAAGTTTTCAAGGTGATCCTGCATCTGCATTGCTTGAGGTCTTGGATCCAGAGCAGAATAAAGATTTTGTTGATCTATATCTGGAATTACCTTTTGATTTGTCAGAGGTTTTATTCATTACTACAGCAAATACTTTATACAATATACCAGAACCACTAAAAGATAGAATGGAAATTATTGAAATTCCAAGTTATACTAACGTTGAAAAATTTCATATAGCAAAAGATTATATTCTCCCTAAAATATTCAATGAGTTAAATTTTGAAAGAAAAAAGATAGTATTTAGGAATGATTCAATTAAGCAAATTATTTTAGAATATACGCTTGAACCTGGAGTTAGGGAACTTGAACGAAAGTTGAGGACTATTGTTAGAAAATCTATTTTGGAAATTGTGGAAGGGAAAGAAAAAGTAATCATAACTACCAAAAAAGTAAAGGATTACCTTGGGGCTCCAAGGATAAAAGAAGAAAACAGATTAAAAAAACCAACAATTGGTGTATCAACTGGACTTGCTTGGACGGCATATGGCGGGACGACTTTGTTTATAGAAAGCATATTATTTCCGGGAAAGGGAAGATTAATATTAACAGGTAAATTGGGAGAAGTGATGAAAGAATCCGCACAAATTGCCTTTAGTTTAGTGAAAAAGCTTTGTGGAGAGGAGTTTACAGAATTTTTTGAAAAGAATGATATACATATCCATGTTCCAGAAGGTGCAGTGCCAAAAGATGGACCAAGTGCAGGCGTTACTTTGGTAACTAGTTTGTTCTCATCTGTTAAGAAAGTTCCTGTTGATAACAATATTGCAATGACGGGTGAAATAACATTGAGGGGAAGAGTTTTGCCCGTTGGAGGAATAAAGGAAAAAGTTTTAGCTGCGTATAGAAAAGGAATAAAGAAAATTATTTTACCATATCAAAATAGATATGATATTGAAAAAATACCAGGAGAAGTTAGAAAAGATATCAAATTTGTTTTCGTAAATACAATTGACGAAGTGTTAAGGGAGGCATTGATTTGTGAAGATAAAGAGTGTTGA
- the yihA gene encoding ribosome biogenesis GTP-binding protein YihA/YsxC codes for MKIKSVELVKTIYSKKERYPEPLNGEFVFVGRSNVGKSTLLNTLTERNIAKTSKKPGKTASVNFYKINDLLYFVDLPGYGFAKVSEKERLRWKQIIEFYFESRFWNIKMIFLLVDGRHELQKNDEMMIDWLKEMDLPFSIVLTKIDKLKMSEKSKMIRYYRNLFGENYIVIPYSAVTKEGVSEILKLVEDLGGAKV; via the coding sequence GTGAAGATAAAGAGTGTTGAATTGGTAAAAACTATATATAGTAAAAAAGAAAGATATCCTGAGCCGTTAAATGGTGAGTTTGTTTTTGTTGGAAGATCGAATGTGGGAAAGTCAACTTTATTGAATACATTAACAGAGAGAAACATTGCAAAGACAAGTAAAAAGCCAGGAAAAACTGCTTCTGTTAATTTTTATAAAATAAATGATTTACTTTATTTTGTAGATTTACCTGGTTATGGTTTTGCCAAAGTTTCTGAAAAAGAAAGACTTAGGTGGAAGCAAATAATAGAATTTTATTTTGAAAGTAGATTTTGGAATATAAAGATGATTTTTTTGCTTGTTGATGGAAGACATGAATTGCAAAAAAACGATGAAATGATGATTGATTGGTTAAAAGAAATGGATTTACCTTTTTCCATTGTTTTGACTAAAATAGACAAGTTAAAGATGTCTGAAAAATCTAAAATGATTAGGTATTACAGAAATTTATTTGGTGAAAACTATATTGTTATACCTTATTCAGCTGTGACTAAAGAAGGGGTATCGGAAATTTTAAAATTAGTTGAGGATCTTGGAGGTGCAAAGGTTTGA
- the argS gene encoding arginine--tRNA ligase, with product MIRDIIDEKIKSILLEEGFDYSYNIEIPDERFGDFSTNVALIGAKYFRKPPLEIAKIFVAKLESDPLFLEVNIAGPGFINFRISKAFYISILEEMLKKGTNYWRPKPKQLKVQLEYGSANPTGPFTVGHGRQLVIGDVLGNVLEFLGYDVEKEMYLNDAGRQIRLLARSLWVRYNELFGKEYDLPEDGYKGTYLMDIARSLSEREGNKFVDKWDEKVEKFFMEEAVSSILDSMERTLNKIGCKFDSKIKESFVIEKGYVDRVLEIFKVKNLVYEKDNALWFKVSKFLNEDDKVLIRSDGTYTYFLTDIAYHLYKFEREYNKVYDIFGSDHHGHIPRMKAAMSALDISNEFLNFILHQFVTLKRGKEVVKMSTRAGNFVTLEELLDEAGKDATRYFFVMNDVNTHLVFDLELAKSKTNENPVYYVQYAYARINSIFEKAYEKGIKGDYLDNIELLENPEEMSIIKLLDEFVNSLKQVEEKLSPHFLTNYIYLVSEKFHSYYSKYKIIDETNIPLSLARLGLLSVIKNVYEIVFNLLGVKAPERM from the coding sequence TTGATACGAGATATAATTGATGAAAAAATAAAAAGTATACTTTTGGAAGAAGGTTTTGATTATTCTTATAACATAGAAATTCCAGATGAACGATTTGGGGATTTTTCAACGAATGTAGCTTTAATTGGAGCTAAGTATTTCAGGAAACCCCCTCTTGAGATAGCAAAGATATTCGTTGCAAAATTGGAAAGTGATCCTTTATTCTTAGAAGTTAATATTGCTGGGCCGGGTTTTATAAATTTTAGAATTTCAAAGGCATTTTATATCAGTATTTTGGAAGAGATGTTAAAAAAGGGTACAAATTATTGGAGGCCAAAACCAAAACAATTGAAAGTACAGCTGGAATATGGTAGTGCAAATCCTACAGGTCCCTTTACTGTAGGGCATGGAAGGCAGCTAGTGATAGGTGATGTTCTAGGTAATGTTTTGGAGTTTTTGGGGTATGATGTTGAAAAAGAAATGTATTTAAATGATGCAGGAAGACAAATAAGACTTTTGGCGCGTTCTTTATGGGTGAGGTACAATGAGTTATTCGGAAAAGAATATGATTTACCTGAGGATGGTTATAAAGGTACGTATTTAATGGATATTGCAAGAAGTTTGAGTGAAAGGGAAGGAAATAAGTTTGTAGATAAATGGGATGAGAAAGTGGAGAAGTTTTTCATGGAGGAAGCCGTATCTAGTATATTAGATAGTATGGAGAGGACACTTAACAAAATAGGTTGTAAATTTGATAGTAAAATAAAGGAAAGTTTTGTAATAGAAAAAGGATATGTTGACAGGGTATTGGAAATTTTTAAAGTGAAAAATTTAGTATATGAAAAGGATAACGCGCTTTGGTTTAAAGTGTCAAAGTTTCTCAACGAAGACGATAAAGTTTTAATTAGGAGTGATGGTACTTATACTTATTTTTTGACGGATATTGCGTATCATTTGTATAAATTTGAGAGAGAATATAACAAAGTTTATGATATTTTTGGCAGTGACCATCATGGGCATATTCCTAGAATGAAAGCTGCTATGAGCGCTCTTGATATTTCTAATGAATTTTTAAATTTCATACTTCATCAATTTGTTACTTTAAAACGTGGAAAAGAAGTTGTAAAAATGAGTACGAGGGCAGGTAATTTTGTAACTTTGGAAGAACTTTTAGATGAAGCAGGAAAAGATGCCACAAGATATTTCTTTGTTATGAATGATGTAAATACACATTTAGTTTTCGATTTAGAACTTGCAAAGTCTAAAACTAATGAAAATCCCGTGTATTATGTACAATATGCATATGCGAGGATAAATAGCATTTTTGAGAAAGCCTATGAAAAAGGGATAAAAGGCGATTATTTGGATAATATAGAACTTTTGGAAAATCCGGAAGAAATGAGTATAATTAAATTGTTGGATGAATTTGTTAATTCCCTTAAACAAGTTGAAGAAAAATTATCACCTCACTTTTTAACAAATTATATTTATTTAGTTTCCGAAAAATTCCACAGTTATTATTCAAAATATAAAATAATTGATGAAACAAATATCCCTCTGAGTTTGGCAAGATTAGGTTTACTGAGTGTTATTAAAAATGTTTATGAGATAGTGTTCAATCTTTTGGGAGTTAAAGCACCAGAAAGAATGTAG
- a CDS encoding sensor histidine kinase, translated as MNIDTLFSSFIHEIGKAKTEEEVYRTLLKSLKAMLKYNGALVLKQNEVVFFDPEVFDISKYSDYMAWIEERLLPSFFLESDEFIGIIPIVKQGKMLGSIIVRTNKEPNNELMVFLQIFSFLTGITLENLVLIEKIKNSEKFMFEVLNSISEGIFVLDEKGELEFSNKLGKEIIEKYDIKDYFKFLILDDANIHSKEFGENYFTIVKTKFDFLGSTKYIITFNNVTYEMELEKLKQLDKMKTEFVANISHELRTPLSAVKAYTETLLNMEVDPESQKEFLSIIYEQSERLEALLNDLLDFTLIESGTMELEYSEFNICEVLQSVLEKVSPFAEKFRVKLEHSCSEVTVFADRKRIFQVVYNLLDNAIKFNDKEKDERFAKVNIKNEDNELIIEVEDNGIGISKEEKNKIFEKFYKGDRSLTYEVSGTGLGLAIVKEIVRLHRGNIDVESEVKKGTRFIVRIPLGK; from the coding sequence TTGAATATTGATACGTTATTTTCTAGTTTTATTCATGAAATAGGGAAGGCAAAAACTGAGGAAGAAGTTTATAGAACACTTTTAAAATCATTAAAGGCAATGTTAAAGTATAACGGTGCTTTAGTTTTAAAGCAAAATGAAGTGGTCTTTTTTGATCCAGAAGTGTTTGATATTTCAAAATATTCTGATTATATGGCCTGGATTGAAGAAAGATTATTGCCTTCGTTTTTTTTGGAATCAGATGAATTTATTGGAATAATTCCCATAGTTAAACAAGGGAAAATGTTGGGAAGTATAATTGTAAGAACTAATAAAGAACCTAATAACGAATTAATGGTTTTTTTACAAATTTTTTCTTTTTTAACGGGAATTACTTTAGAAAATTTGGTATTAATTGAAAAAATAAAGAATTCTGAAAAATTTATGTTTGAGGTTTTAAATTCTATTAGCGAAGGTATTTTTGTTTTGGATGAAAAAGGTGAACTAGAGTTTTCAAACAAGCTTGGTAAAGAAATAATAGAGAAGTATGATATAAAGGATTATTTTAAATTTTTAATTTTAGATGATGCAAATATACATTCTAAGGAATTTGGTGAAAATTATTTTACCATTGTAAAAACAAAATTTGATTTTTTAGGTAGTACCAAGTATATTATCACTTTCAACAATGTTACATATGAAATGGAATTGGAAAAACTAAAACAATTAGATAAGATGAAGACGGAATTTGTTGCAAATATTTCTCACGAGCTTCGAACTCCTCTATCTGCTGTAAAGGCGTATACCGAGACCTTATTGAATATGGAGGTTGATCCTGAAAGTCAAAAAGAATTCCTTTCTATTATATACGAACAAAGTGAGAGACTAGAGGCTCTATTAAATGACTTGTTGGACTTTACATTAATAGAATCAGGTACAATGGAGTTAGAATATAGTGAGTTTAATATTTGTGAGGTTTTACAAAGTGTCTTGGAGAAGGTATCTCCATTTGCAGAAAAATTTAGGGTAAAATTAGAACATAGTTGTAGTGAAGTTACTGTATTTGCGGATAGAAAAAGAATTTTTCAGGTGGTGTACAATTTACTTGATAATGCGATAAAGTTCAACGATAAAGAGAAAGATGAAAGATTTGCAAAGGTTAACATAAAAAATGAAGACAATGAATTAATTATTGAAGTGGAGGATAACGGTATAGGAATTTCTAAAGAAGAGAAAAATAAAATTTTTGAGAAGTTTTACAAAGGGGATAGAAGTTTAACTTATGAAGTTTCTGGTACCGGGTTAGGTCTTGCAATTGTAAAAGAAATTGTAAGATTGCACAGAGGAAATATTGATGTAGAATCTGAAGTAAAGAAGGGGACAAGATTTATAGTGAGAATTCCATTGGGGAAGTGA
- a CDS encoding HDOD domain-containing protein: protein MLVKFIKEIEEIPTPDFQVQQIINIASNPDSSIKDLEKAISMDASLSLKVLKLVNSAYYGLPRKITKISEAVMILGFKTVRNLALSIFTYSSLNKGASNVDKKKLWQHFMSTAIISEVVSKIIGYPEQEEAFMAGLLHDIGKIVLDIAFPKYITSLVEKSKSNKVCFYTLEKKLGEETHGELGAFLIEQWKLPELFQIVSLYHDEPENNDQEAFDTILYIVHLANYFSNLMYNGYSGSYCEPTLSAKTFKVLGIKPSDLIDISIKIRNALAKAKALLEGGEENES from the coding sequence ATGTTGGTAAAATTTATAAAAGAAATAGAAGAAATTCCAACGCCAGATTTTCAAGTTCAGCAGATAATAAATATAGCATCTAATCCGGATTCGTCTATAAAAGATCTTGAAAAGGCTATTTCAATGGATGCTTCGTTATCTCTAAAAGTTTTAAAATTGGTAAATTCTGCGTATTATGGGCTTCCAAGAAAAATAACAAAGATAAGCGAAGCTGTAATGATTTTAGGATTTAAAACTGTAAGAAATTTGGCGTTGTCGATTTTTACGTATTCTTCTTTAAATAAAGGGGCTTCAAATGTTGATAAGAAGAAACTTTGGCAACATTTTATGTCAACTGCTATAATTTCAGAGGTGGTTTCAAAAATTATCGGTTATCCTGAACAGGAAGAAGCGTTTATGGCGGGGCTTTTGCATGATATTGGAAAAATTGTATTAGATATTGCATTTCCAAAATATATTACTAGTTTGGTTGAAAAATCAAAGTCTAATAAGGTGTGTTTTTACACTTTGGAAAAGAAGTTAGGTGAAGAGACTCATGGTGAACTTGGGGCGTTTTTAATTGAGCAATGGAAGCTTCCAGAACTGTTTCAAATAGTTTCTCTTTACCATGATGAACCAGAAAATAACGATCAAGAAGCTTTTGATACGATTTTATACATTGTACATCTTGCAAATTATTTTTCGAATTTGATGTACAATGGATATTCTGGTTCATATTGTGAACCTACATTATCTGCCAAAACATTTAAAGTTTTAGGTATAAAACCGTCGGATTTGATTGATATCTCAATTAAAATAAGAAACGCTTTGGCAAAAGCGAAAGCTCTTTTAGAAGGAGGAGAAGAAAATGAATCCTGA
- the rbfA gene encoding 30S ribosome-binding factor RbfA, with translation MNPEYRNMKIENRIRELISEGLRKIKVPEFDAIRSYIVISRVIISKDKKYADVYVSYIGSAEDRKKAVELLVKYKGFFRKYIAKNLRIYTTPELRFKEDIGIEESVKINKLLDEISSKNNENTSDN, from the coding sequence ATGAATCCTGAGTATAGAAATATGAAAATAGAAAATCGTATAAGAGAACTTATTTCTGAAGGGTTACGAAAAATTAAGGTTCCGGAGTTTGATGCAATAAGAAGTTACATAGTAATTTCAAGGGTTATTATTTCAAAAGATAAAAAATATGCAGATGTTTATGTAAGTTATATTGGTAGTGCGGAAGATAGAAAAAAGGCAGTTGAGCTTTTGGTAAAATATAAAGGTTTCTTTAGAAAATATATTGCAAAAAATCTAAGAATCTATACTACACCAGAGCTTAGATTCAAAGAAGATATAGGGATAGAAGAAAGTGTAAAAATAAATAAACTTTTAGATGAAATTTCATCTAAAAATAATGAAAATACTTCCGATAATTAA
- a CDS encoding flagellar protein FlaG — translation MDGVKGVSNGKIEIFENNLKNPNLDQKKAIDQQNRNVDLNAVAKEFKENLEKLKKIFRGEAEFNIDKDTGMIVVKIKDKDTGEIIRQIPPEVALRLAKNLEELIGVIFDERA, via the coding sequence ATGGATGGTGTTAAAGGGGTGAGTAATGGCAAAATAGAAATTTTTGAAAATAACCTAAAAAATCCAAATTTAGATCAAAAAAAAGCGATAGATCAACAAAATAGAAATGTTGATTTGAATGCCGTTGCGAAAGAGTTTAAAGAAAATTTGGAAAAATTAAAGAAAATTTTTAGAGGTGAAGCGGAATTTAATATTGACAAGGATACAGGGATGATAGTTGTGAAAATAAAAGATAAGGATACGGGGGAAATTATTAGACAAATTCCTCCAGAGGTTGCTTTGAGACTTGCAAAGAATCTTGAAGAATTGATTGGTGTTATATTTGATGAAAGAGCTTAA